gacacacctacacacacacacacacacacagacacacctacacacacacacacctacacacacacacacacacacacacactacaaagccCAGGAGCGTGTGGCCTTTACGTGGCGCGCTCCCCTGAATTACGCCTGCGTCAGCAGTCTCTTCCCCCGTCTCCTGCCATCTCCCGGCACACACACGAGAcgaggcgaggcgaggcgaggcgaggcgCCCTCTTTATATGATAATGCCTTTTCCACCTGAGAGCTATGAGACGAGGCATTAAACGTGAAATACGGACACGTCCCGTGCCGTCCCGTGCCGTCCCGTGGCAACGACAAAAGCAACAGTAACGGCGCAGCAGCGACGGTGGAGACGAAACGCCGGCGCCTACGTGTGCATGAGCCGCTCCAAACCTCCGCAGCTCCTCCTCGGGTTTCTAAAGACAAACTCCGTCAGCCAGGCTTTCTCCACTCCGCTCCGCTCAGCTCAGCTCGGCCTGAGCCCTTTACCATATGGAGAGTCAGGCCCTGGGGCTGCggtcagacaaaaaaaaaaaagagctcaGGAGGATTTATGTGTCTAATAACGCAGCCCTCGCACTGTGGACAGTGTCCACCCAACCGTGACACCCCATGACTCAAAGTGAGCGTTAcgacatcaacaaaaacaacatttcAAAGCGCTGAGataaacaaatgtaaacaccgccccctccccctcagCACCGGACCGGACGGACAGCATGCACTCAAGTATAGTATTTTTACCATGGGCCCGGGGACACAGAGACACTGATTCCTTTAGACTGGTTCAGTACTCAGTGGTGCAAAGCAGCGCTTTCCTCTCCGCAgatctctctccgtgtgtgtgtggggggctggacATCACTCATACACATTGGCCAGGGGCAAAGGGAAACAGAGGTATACAGTACTAAGCCACTCTTCATGCTTCTCCTATCCACATAGGTGTGTGCGCTTCACACAAGAACTACGTGGTCAGCATATTGTGCTTAAGCCACTGGTGAGCATGAACACAGTAAAGGTAGTTTTTCTTTAGTGCAATATGAAGCACCTTGATACAAAGACCACTGTTAGCACACGCAAGACTATTCACATTTTGACTGTACATGTCATCTTTGTCGGCATGTATGTCGGCACCACCAGAAGGTAACAAACAGGAATATGGTCTACGTTTAATGCACTGCAAACAGAAACAAGACTGATACATCGTACCCATCCagtctttgtgtctttgtgttgttTAGCCAAGACCCCTGAAAAACATCTGACCCACACAAGTCATGTGTAGTTCACTCTGGAGAAAGACTGGAGTGCAGGTACTCACTCCTTtatctgtagtgtgtgtgtgtgtgtgtggtggaggggttGGGGTAGGGGTGTTCTTTAACTAGGAGAGACTGGAGTCCTTTAGTCCCCACTTTTCCAAGAAAATGGAAAATATTCAATATATTCAAGATATCCAGAGAAAATAAAATGTCCTCTCCATGTTTCTATAGCTCCGTTATCTTCACCAATAGAACACAATGAGGACACAAATGCACAGGAATATTCCTTCCTCTATCCTCTCCTAAGTGCGCTGATTGTATAGTAATCACAAAGACAGCATACAGTGCCCTGCAGTAACaaagatgaaaaacaaaagGGTGCATTTGTGCATTTGCAGTGTAATTTGCATAGCAATAATGGTCATCGGTCCTCTCAGCAAAGTAAAACACTTGGTAATTACAGACATAATGGAAACCATATGCTGGTGTCGCACAGAGTTTAGGCGCAGAATTTTTGCGGTAATTACCTAAGTGTGTTCTAACAGAGGTCAAAACAATATGGCAGTCCAAATCCGATTAAAGACATACATTTCCTAATCTAACACAAAAGTACTAATTTCTTTAACCTAAATACCAAAGAAATTGTCCATGGTTGTCATCAGTCATCAACCCTTTTACTCTACAGCAAGCAACCCCTCCGTATGCAGACTGCCGATGGAAACATTATAAACATCTACACAGATGTTGACTCCCCGTGATGTATTTCTCAGTGGAATGAAATTGAGTCCACCCCTGAATTGTACAAATACACTGGTACATAATGCATGGTGACCACAACATGATCTTAGTCGCCTGAATATTTCAAATAACTTCCGTTGTGTTTAGGAAAGTTAAATCTTATTGTTTACTTTCCCTAAAACGTCAACCATTCAGGTTTTAATTTCATTCCAAGTGTGCCCCAGCTAGTGTAGGCCTACGGGGGTGCCAAGGCTACACCATTTACTGTAACTCCAACCAATGATGCTTCAGGGCTACAATGTCGCAGCACTTGCTACACAGCGCCCCCTCTCAAAAAAACACAGAACTGCCGCCTGGTTGTCCCACAGCCTTCATGACCTGCTCTCCTGACCTAGAGTCCCACTTAAGTCTAGTGTCCCGGCCTGCACGGTCAATCTCACGACACCTCCACACTCCTGAAGACTCGGTTCTGCTACAATGATAACTCAGTAATGTGGGCTATGTCTCTCCATCCGAGCAGGATAGCCAGCACAGCCCTCTGCCCTGATAAGAAGGCGCCGACAGGGACGTGCAATGGGACAGACCTCTACAGGATGAAGCAATTAGCCGAATGCAATGCGTTACAGCTTTAATAATTGCGGTTCTAAAACCCTGCACAACCCCCCTTAGGCGCTCTTAACGATGCTCTTTTACAGCATTCCATTTACTGACATAATGACGCACTTCCACTTTTGGGGTTGTTTTACAGTACACGGTAAGTGCAGGGCAAAGAACCTTTGTTTGTCGCCAATTAACTTGACCCCCCTGTGGTTAATTTCGTCATCAGGCTTGACTCCACACTGCCCACTGAGAAAATCAGGGCGCCCCCGCGATCTGCAACACGTTGAAAAGGCTGAAAATCGCCTGCTCCTCACCCCACCCTGACGGAAAGCAAGTATTTTTTCTTGCACTAGCTGTTTTGCTGCAGATTAGCCTACTGTTGCTGCATGGGTTAAACGCAGCAACTACAAATCACACCACACGCATTTTGTTCAAAATGATCAGTTTCATTTCAGGTCGACACTACATGAAGTGGCATTTACTGTTTTAAACGATGACGCAATTTATTGTTGTTAAACAGATTGGctacctttttctctctcaaaattATTTGTAAATTGTATAGACTATAGCATAAAAGTCTAGGAAGACTTCTGGAAAATATAAAGCGTCCTGTGAGGCCCTCATCTTTTCAATTTTTTTCAAGTGGATTTCTGGTTTTCAAATGTCCCCTGAGCAATGACACCATATCACATAAACTTCAGTAATGATCTAAACATATTGCAGTATAGACGACCAAACCACCATCAGATAACTATGCGTAATATACTCATATCAAGTGTTGAATGTCCGCTCCTGAACAGTTTGTGGACTCCAGCGTTAAAGCGTGCAGATGTGCGTAACGCGCCAGATCGGTCGCGCCTACCTTGCTGGAATACGGTCCAGGGATAAGCAGCTTCAGAGCTTGTCGCTTCAGCTCCACCAGCCGCGCATTGCAGTTTTCGCACCATATTCCGCGATCCGAACCCGGTGAGCTTCCACTTCCAGAACCCGGGGACCCAGTGCCGAATCCTGGGGATCCGCCCAAAGAGCCCGGCGAACCGGTCCCGATTCCTGGGGATATGGTGCCCGGTGAGCCCGAGAAAGACCCGGGAGAGGATGTACCAGATCCAGGCGAAGGTGTTCCAGACGAACCGGGCATTGAGCCCGCTCCCTCAGGGGCCGGGCGGCTCCCGGTCCTCGACTCCTCGTACGCTTTCCGGTACCAGGTCTCCGGAGAAAAAGATGCAGATTTGGTCGGGGAGGTATCTGTCATCTGTTGAAAACACAATGCAGACATTTAACAGTTGCTCCATAAATCTACAATGTGTCGAAAGCCTCAAATATATATCCTAAACCTCAAATTGGTACCCTAAACCTCAAACCGGTATATCCTACAGTGCATGATGCAGAAACACTGTGACCTGGCATTAAAATAACCTATTTGCAGGCTATCTGTACCAAAGTGTCGCAGTAATTATTACCCATACTACGAAACCTGTAGGCTGTCAAACATAGCTGACATAGCTTATCCTTGTGGCTTACAGCCAAGTTATTGTATGTTCCAACTACAATGCTTGACCTACATTTTCTTTCAATTGATTAGCCTCTATACAAATACCTACCCCATATTTGCGACTCCTAGTCCCAGACTTCTCTTTGTGCCCAGAGAGAGAAGTCATGTTGAAGGTtagggagagggaaaggggaaAGTAAAGCTATGAATAATCTGTTACATCCAAGTGGGCAAAATCAGTGTTCCGTAAATTCCACAATCTTCTCCCTTCCAAGTTTAGTTTCGCGGATAAGAATTGTGCAGTAGACTATCCATAGAGCGGCTGCAACAGCTGCAATCAGTAATTCCACTTGCACTAGTTGGAGATCTGTGGGATTCCGACTTCCTCTGCCTACGGTGACTTCTGATATCCAAGCAGCGTGCGCACTGCTTTGGTTTTCCGACCAAGCCAAGGCAGCATTGCAAGCAGGGGCGCAGAGCCGAAATGCCCGGAGACTGCAGGCTACGTGGTGGCGAGACCAGGAGCAGGACGCGCTTTGCCACAGCCAGACTGTCAGCTGCGCTATCCTCGCAGAGAAAACTGCCTGTCTGTCGTTCTGGGAGCGCCTACAGCCCACGGGAGAGTGAAGTGCCCGTGAGTCATTTAAAAGCACAGAAACACATCTGTCTCTGGTTGGAGTTCGACTGCCCCCTTTCTCCTTGCTCGACCAATGGAATATCGGTGTGCTCTTGAGTGACAGGTGGGCGTCCATTTTCTTCCAGAGGGTAGAAAGTTTTCTGTAGGTAACAAGAGGGATGCTCAAAAGTATCTTCTAGGGAATCGGCCCTTTCACTTTGCAATTTAAGTTGGTGTTGCCAATTTTTCGGCACCTCGTGCAAATCAAAGAATGTTTATTTATAGCACATTTGACAACAGGAGTATACCCAAAGTGACTTATACGTTACTAAAATCAGTCCAGTTTAGCTCCAATAACACTTTACACAAAAGATTTATAGGCTACTAGGTCTACCCTCTGAAACCATTCCGCTATAATAATAATTGCATTCTTAATTACATAACTTGATAACACGATTTGTAAGGGGTCTTAGGATCAATCGCTTCTCGTTATAATCAAGTTCTCTGTTTAATAATCATACATCACTGTACCGAATCTGTAATAACATTTTGAAAGGACAGCCGGAATGTACCGAAAGCTTGTTGAGGAAATGAGCTGAGGTGAATGCGTTTAATTTTAGACTAGGCACTACCTAACGCGGACAACTAGCGCCATCTGCTGATGAGGATAACTCCATAACTCCACAGCACGAGGTAACTGCTGGCAACAGTTTGTTCTATGGCGACTGAGACAATACATGGATGGGTGGATTCTGATAACATTCAGAGTTTTGCGGTGTGGAATGTGATGAAGTGAACATGTTTGATGTAGTGAGTGAACATGAATAATCGCcatggcagccgtggcctactggttagcacttcggacctgtaaccggagggttgccggttcgaaccccgaccaaggcacctaaccccttgcATCCCCCTCTGGAACACAGAAGATGGTGGGAGCAGAAGGCTAATTTGTGTTAAATTATTACTGAGGAAGCCTCCTGAGCCGGTGTGCCTcacgccagccagccagccttcCTGTGTGAGCCTGGCTAATGAAGTCAGGCACAAGCGCTGGCACTGGCAACAGGACTGCCACCCCTCGCCCATCAGTACTGAGAGCCCCACTCAGCGTCATGCTCTGCTCCGCTCAGTGGCTGTGGGGATTCCCTCCCTCGCCTCgccaataaaaaataatgaagaGCAAATTCAACTcccctcaccaacacacacacacacacacactctctcacaaacacacatactcacacacacatcttgcacacacagacacacatatatctctcacacacacacacattgcacacatactcacacacacattacacacatgctcactctcacacacacacacaaattacacacatactcacacacacacacacactgctctctgagTCATTAAAAGGCATATCTCTCCACAAGTATAGACCTCCTGGGTTCAGAGGAGTATGGCTGGTTTATTACATTTCAGGTTGTACATAAATCCTAACCCAATAAAACAGCAGGCTTTTTCAAACAACaagtaaacacatacaaatctaGCAAACACTATTTGCAGTGAATTGAGTAAAATTATATTAGCTTTGGAGAAATAGAACCAATAATAAAGGATTTGTGGGAATACCTTCTGTATTTCTCTGGAGACTCTTAAGGAGAACAGAGAACACGTAATTAAAGAAAGACTTAGCTTTTTTAACGGAATATTATTATCATCCTCATTGACAGTAGAATGTAATGAGTCGATGgcgttttgtgtgttgtttgtttttttgttttttgttttttatcccaccaccaacccccatCATTGGAggacttttttcctttttttttcttttttctctctttgttttgtCTGGCAATCACAATACAGTATAATTTGTGATTGAATCAAAGGAAAGACAAGGAATAGACATTACAGTAAAAAAGGAAAGAACACCATATCtatgtatataaataaataaggaaaagaaaagaaaaagattttgtttttaattaccATCCTCTTCCTAAGCCCTCATCCCAttttcattttgtgttttaacccttttttttttaacccagcCTGGACTGGAAATAGGTTCGGGGCCTGGACCACTCCCCAGTCAGCCACTGTTTGGGTTCGGACCTTGCGGTCACTGAGCATCGTCGATGACCATCATGCTCACAAAGTCCTTGTAGGCAATGACATTCTTCTCGGGGTCGAGGGCAGCTGAGAGCATCTCTTCCATCTCCTCTTGGGTGAAGGGTTCCCCTGTAGAGCACGACAATATAGGGTCAACATTGAACGGACTCTCAAATAAGATTGGATTGATGTGATGGCTGCCTAAGACCACCAGGTGGCACCATGACCAAACATAGCTATGAGGAGTATCATAAATATGGCTCATGGGTTATtatgctcagagagagagagaaagggagaaagagagagagagagaaatacctAAAATTCCTCTTACCTTCCAGAGTCATATACTTTGTTAATTCTTCTGCTTCTAAATAGCCTTTATTCTGTTGATCCAAAACCTACCAAACAACAAGTGTTACAGTGTTACACTTAAGTCATTGGCCAATTAaatattgctgtgtgtgtgtgtgtgtgtgtgtgtgtgtgtgtgtgtgtgtgtgtgtgtgtgtgtgtgtgcgcgcgcgtgtgtgtgtgtatgtgcttgcatCTCTGTGttagcaaggtgtgtgtgtgtgtgcgtgagagagagagaaaaaaggcaaTGAAACATCATAGTGTTTTAACCAAAAATATGCGTAACACTGTCTAACAAGAATTGGAGAATGACACACAGAGTGACCTTTGAgccaaataaaacataaacaaacaaacaaacaaaccaataaataaataaatagttgcAGAGATACTGTAGAGATACTGACCTCAAACGCCTGGAGCAGCAGATCCTCTGTGATGGGCCGGAACCTGCAGGAGTAGGAGGCGGAGCCGTGAGTGTCACACCTGTACAACCGCTCACCATAGGTCAGAACGTTTATTCATATACGGTAGTCTTACAGCAACGCATGCCCTGATCTTACACacctgtacaaccactcaccaTAGGTCAGAACGTTTATTCATATACGCTAGTCTTACAGCTTTGCATGTCCTGATCTTacacattttttgttttaatcttgattATTCTACGATTATTACGGTTTACAGCTAGAATCTAGAATCTCAAAAATATTGACCTGAAATGAGCTCTAATCTTTACAATTAACTTACTTAATAATTAAATCAAAACACCAGAAATGGTTACCTGAGCCTTTAATGTCTCTGTATGGGCAGGGCAATGgacttttccatgatattctatttttttttttttttcttttaaatgcaCATGTAGATGTGTGTTGTAACACTTGGAGTAGGTCAGGGCAATCTCATGTCTTGTCTTACAACCGAGCCCGTTCTGTGTTTATATAGCACATAGATGTGATAGTAATGTAGGATGCTTTGAGGTAAATAACACATGGGTGCTTGCTGAAAGGTCACATCTGCATACtgtgcattaaaataataaatacatgaGTTGAACAGAAATAGGAAATATGAAGAGTTAAAACGAAGCAAAAATGTTAGAGAACAGAACATGATGATAGACAACTATCTGATTTATTTAACACTTTAATTACTAATTACTAAAGGGACCACATTTCCGATACAATGTTAGAGTTCGTAGGTCTCTTTAGACTCGCTCTGACAGGCTGGGAGACGTGTGACGACTtcagggttttctgaaaaccaGCATTCCACCAGCTGGAATTTTACTGTGGCACCTCCTCACCCATCATGTATTTTTCCTTTACCCATAATCCCTCAGGTGGTACGATCAACGCCTGGATCACATTTCAACCTCTCAACACGTCCGCAGGCCAAAGACCTACTGTGAACTCGTTATAAACAGTTGTTAAACCAGTACATTAATtcatattaattaaaaaaaaactgtagacTAAAGTATGCATATCTCCTGTCTTCATCTCTCATCTGTGCTTCTCTTATGTGTTGAATGggggtttttttgttgttgttgttttccctTTATTTAACCAGGCAGATCATTAAAAACAAGTTCTTATTTACAGTGATGGCCTGACAAGAAGCACAAGCTGTATGTATTTTCTCTCATGGACGATGCACAAAACAACGTCCATTCTGACTAAGATTCTGTTATTCTGTGTTCTGCACCAGATTTCTCTAGCAGTTCCTTTCCCTCTATAGTTTCTGCGCCTGTGTGCCATCAGCAGCAGGCACTTTGTCTCTTTGTTTACTGTTCCTACAAAGGTCTTCAATCAAACAGCAGGCCAGGTAGGTAGGCAGAGCCAAGAGAGAGGGTGTCAAACTACGAGGTAGCACTTCCTAATGAACCAACTTTTCAAGTTCTATAAGGATTCCtagacagatacacaaacacagcatgACAGTCGTGTGCAGGTAGGTCTGCTCcaagtctctccctctctcactgtcactATACCTCTGCTTTGCTATAGAATGCAGAGGTAgcaagtataagtaagtataagtataagtataagtatatatactcttttgatcccgtgagggaaatttggtctctgcattttattccaatccgtgaattagtgaaacacacacagcacacagtgtacacacagtgaggtgaagcacacactaatcctggccaaagtccttttaggcaagtccctccactcggtggccatttgacaatgctttttgggcactcatcgggcacatcaatcttgctccagcggcgagatcacaacacatgattggcacaatgtcttcacaacacaccatatgattggctcaatgtattcacatcacaccacacgaTTGGctaaatgtattcacatgtcgatgttttgtcgaggaaggggtgggacatgtgtagacaatggccatattggcgttacaaactaaccccatgcatttctatggagcattttttgagtgctgtgtctccactccattagaaagtctctgacccggcgcagtgagctgcctgcatcaacagcggcgctcggggagcagtgaggggttaggtgccttgatcaagggcacttcagccgtgcctactggtcggggtttgaaccggcaaccctccggttacaggtccaaagtgctaaccaatAGGCTAGGCTGCCCCAAACACATACAGCATATGCATACAGCTCCTCTACAGTCATGCTTGGCAGGCTGCACTTTACCATTATTACTGTAATACCATCATTCTGTTCAAAGCAATTCAATACAGTCAAGTGGCAGATAATAGGTCTGTGCTTGATCAGGTTCTGAATATAGCGTGTATCTCAATTTATGGCACAAAGTATATAACCTAATATATGCTCTAATATACAATGAACATGTAGACCTGCATCAAGACTGAATTTGTTGACCTTGTGTATTCAATGTGTGGAATAATCATGTGCAGATAGTAATCTAACTGATTTTGacattttatatacattttacCCAGTATTCTTTACTCTTTCTAGTAAGTCTTGGATGTCTGGCAAAAGAGAGCCTTACTAACACATAAGCCTCTTTGGACATTTCTTCCAGATATGCATCAAGGAAATGATAGATTGTGACCCTATAGACCAATTTATATTAAACATCTGCTTGAGTTTGACCGGAGTTTTCCCCTTGTCTCTTCATCACAAATCTTAACTGTGAGGCAGTTTAAGGATTTGAGCATGTCTGTGCATTTGAAACAGCTAACAATAACACATGTCTAAATCCTCAAAGAAGTAGCAGCAGTTCAGCAAGGGGTTAGTTAAAACAGACAGAGGGGGAACCAGTTCCTCCAGagtaaatttgtcaaaatcctgATTCTGCAATTTGCTCATAACTTTCATTCTATTTTGTTGCAGTGAATGCATGCTAGAATCTGATATATTTTACAAGAAATATAAACATAGAGAAGCCAGGCAACGTCCTCTAGTAATGGTATTGATTGGTGCAGTATTAATTCctacctaaggtctcctctgcactgtggCTTTAACgttattcctcatttttgtCACTTTGGATAAGTGTTTGCCTAGCTCAAGCTCTTCCTCATCCCAATCCTGCCATTCCAAACCCTATCTCTCTTACTTGCGCTCCATCAGGACCCTCGTCATGACTGGAAGGAACCTCTCAAAGCGAATGTATCCCATTGGCTCCTCATCTTCAGCCTGCAGAAATCAGTTGGCGGTATATTACTGTAAAGACACTCAGTAACTCAACGAGACCATGTCTTCTCATGAAGACATTCTTCTAATCTCCAAGAACAGGCAGACTGTTGCGACCacaatgctgctgctgccaccgtATCTGGTAATTTTAAGGTACCCCACATTCACATTATCAAAGCAATAAAAAAATACTATtaacaaatatgtgtgtgtgtgtatgtgtatgtgtttgtgtgtgagagggagagagagagagagagagagagagagagagggacagagggagggagagatggagggagggtgagagagagagacagagacagagggagagagagatggagggggggtaagagagagagagggagagggagggagggaggaagagatggagagagagacagagagagggtgagagagagagagagagagagagagagggaggaagagatggagagagagacagaggggggagagagagagagagagagagagagagagagagagagacatagagactTACTTCAGTAATGACATCATGTAACTCTACCTCTGATGGAAAACATCCCAGTGACCGTATTATGGTTCCAATTTccctttaaaaaaacacacatcagaTAGATCCACCATCACAGGGATCCACTTATTCCACCAGTTGAGTTGACACACTAGTAAATTCCAAGTAGGAATgcaaaagtaggcctaggtcccCTATAATCATTTATCGGGTAGACTATTGACACATGTGCTTTAATAGCTTTTAAATAATTCTTTCTTACCTGA
Above is a genomic segment from Alosa alosa isolate M-15738 ecotype Scorff River chromosome 19, AALO_Geno_1.1, whole genome shotgun sequence containing:
- the LOC125284370 gene encoding kinesin-like protein KIF26B, which produces MTSLSGHKEKSGTRSRKYGMTDTSPTKSASFSPETWYRKAYEESRTGSRPAPEGAGSMPGSSGTPSPGSGTSSPGSFSGSPGTISPGIGTGSPGSLGGSPGFGTGSPGSGSGSSPGSDRGIWCENCNARLVELKRQALKLLIPGPYSSKITEL
- the efcab2 gene encoding dynein regulatory complex protein 8 — its product is MADDKDNAEAILSEVHKKISDAFDLFDHEFNKTVDVREIGTIIRSLGCFPSEVELHDVITEAEDEEPMGYIRFERFLPVMTRVLMERKFRPITEDLLLQAFEVLDQQNKGYLEAEELTKYMTLEGEPFTQEEMEEMLSAALDPEKNVIAYKDFVSMMVIDDAQ